From the Thermodesulfovibrio thiophilus DSM 17215 genome, one window contains:
- a CDS encoding tetratricopeptide repeat protein — MAKYVQIFLTVFIVFLLKENVFAVDELQECFNYLNTQNYEQAISEGQKAVKLYPVNHLVYVCLGRAYLSREEFNLAIDNLKQAEKYAISYSDLMYIYNWLGIAYDNKGAVEQALSYYNKSLSLARNLKERDMEAATINNIAEIFHNKGDFEKALSFYKEYLIVISSERYKAFAYNNIALIYAAKGDFKTAIEYLQKSLDIYEKNNDYHAYAHVELNMGNTYRKLKDFDIAQKYLFDGLEKIQQLGDKEWEGTAYKYIGWLHLDQGNKELSKEYFNKALEIFKSIGVQKDIADVSMALSIINAK; from the coding sequence ATGGCAAAATATGTTCAGATTTTTTTAACAGTTTTTATTGTCTTTTTACTTAAAGAAAATGTCTTTGCTGTTGATGAACTTCAGGAGTGCTTTAATTATCTTAATACACAGAACTATGAACAAGCTATTTCTGAAGGACAGAAAGCGGTAAAGCTTTATCCTGTAAACCATCTTGTGTATGTGTGTCTTGGAAGAGCTTATCTTTCTAGAGAAGAATTTAATCTAGCGATTGATAATTTAAAACAAGCAGAAAAATACGCTATATCATATTCTGATTTGATGTATATCTATAACTGGCTTGGGATTGCATATGACAATAAAGGTGCTGTTGAGCAAGCTCTTTCTTATTACAATAAATCGCTTTCCTTGGCCAGAAATCTTAAAGAAAGGGATATGGAAGCAGCAACAATTAATAATATTGCAGAGATTTTTCACAATAAAGGTGATTTTGAAAAAGCCCTGTCTTTCTATAAAGAATATTTAATTGTTATATCCAGTGAACGATATAAAGCTTTTGCTTATAATAACATTGCCTTGATTTATGCGGCTAAAGGTGATTTTAAAACCGCAATTGAATATCTTCAAAAATCTCTGGATATTTATGAAAAAAATAATGATTATCACGCTTATGCACATGTTGAGCTTAATATGGGTAATACTTACAGGAAATTGAAAGACTTTGATATTGCTCAAAAATATTTATTTGATGGACTGGAAAAAATTCAACAACTTGGAGATAAGGAATGGGAAGGTACCGCATATAAGTATATTGGATGGTTACACTTGGATCAAGGGAATAAAGAACTTTCTAAGGAATATTTCAACAAAGCTCTGGAAATTTTTAAATCAATAGGTGTACAAAAAGACATAGCAGATGTATCGATGGCTCTTTCTATAATTAATGCTAAATAA
- a CDS encoding efflux RND transporter permease subunit has product VRNKDGKMTPFSSLASGKWIYGSPRLERYNAFPSINIWGEPAEGRSSGEAMKAMEEIVSKLPQGIGFDWTGLSYQERLATGQAPLLYGFSLFMIFLALAALYESWTIPITNLILLPFGIFGTAVATWLLGFKNDVYFQIGFLVTMGLSSKNAILIIQFARDKMHQGEDLYKASVEAASIRYRPVVMTSLALIFGVLPLAISRSAGAGAMNAIGVAIEGGVIAGTFITIFFVPLFFVKVLKFFKVKK; this is encoded by the coding sequence TGTTCGCAATAAGGATGGAAAGATGACACCGTTTTCATCTCTAGCCAGTGGGAAATGGATTTATGGATCACCGAGGCTTGAACGATATAATGCTTTTCCATCCATAAATATATGGGGTGAACCAGCTGAGGGAAGAAGTTCAGGTGAGGCAATGAAGGCAATGGAAGAGATTGTATCAAAGCTACCACAGGGGATAGGGTTTGACTGGACAGGGCTTTCCTATCAGGAAAGACTTGCAACAGGGCAGGCACCGTTACTTTATGGTTTTTCATTGTTTATGATATTTCTAGCACTTGCAGCTTTATATGAAAGCTGGACAATTCCTATTACGAATCTGATTTTGTTACCATTTGGCATATTTGGTACTGCAGTGGCAACGTGGTTACTTGGTTTTAAGAATGATGTTTACTTTCAGATAGGATTTCTTGTAACAATGGGACTGTCATCCAAGAATGCAATACTTATCATACAGTTTGCCCGTGACAAGATGCATCAGGGAGAAGATTTATACAAGGCTTCTGTTGAAGCAGCAAGTATAAGATACAGACCAGTTGTTATGACATCACTTGCTTTGATATTTGGAGTATTGCCACTTGCAATATCAAGGAGTGCAGGAGCAGGAGCAATGAATGCTATTGGAGTAGCGATTGAAGGTGGAGTTATTGCAGGAACATTTATTACAATATTCTTCGTACCGTTATTTTTTGTTAAAGTTTTAAAATTCTTTAAAGTGAAGAAGTGA